The sequence below is a genomic window from Epinephelus moara isolate mb unplaced genomic scaffold, YSFRI_EMoa_1.0 scaffold2472, whole genome shotgun sequence.
ggtttaaaatCACCGGGTCAGTTTTTGTTtcgaaaggaagagacctctgctgataattctgATCCTGGTAAAATCTCCTGAGTGTCTGCATCTTGAGTTTTAAGAGACaactgttttattctgtgtttataccagtttaaatcactaaGTCTgtattttggagaggaggagtcCTCTCATCCTTTCATCTCTTCATCGCTGTGTGCTGCTGCCTTATCGTCTGCATCAGCATACCTGCAAACAGCCTCCTCCTGTGGGGTCTTCTGAGGGAACGAGCTTGGAAGACCGCATCTGACATCTTACTTCTGCAACTCACAATCTCTGACCTTTTCTTCACTGTGTCCCTGCCTTTTGAGGCTTACCAGCTTTTACATGGCTGGATCATTGGGTTAGTGGCCTGTAAAGTCTTAAGAGGAGTTTTTTTTCTGGGGCTGAACAGCTACGTGTTGATCCTCACCGCCATGACGAGGTATAATTATGTTACTGTGGTCCATGCTTCATGTCTGTCTGAACATGGATCCAAAAAATTGTATGTCGTCATTTCTACCTTGATATGGCTGGTATGTGCTGGTATAAGCATTAACGTATCATTGAATAGTGAGGTCAGCGGCTATGGCTTTGGTCATACAGCGTGTTCAGGTGCATACTCAGATGTTAGGCTGTACATTGACATCTACCGGCATATCGTCCTTCTCTTTCTCATACCTTTCATTATCATGCTTTGCTGCTGTGTCTGCATGTGGATCAAACAGTGCAGGATAAGAGGACAACGCCAGGCTTCAAGATTGATTACAGggatggttgttgtttttttcatttgtttggcACCATACAATATCAGACATTTCATAGTGTCTTTGGAAATGCTGCGTGTTCTGAAAATATCACATGAATGGGTACAGACATGGTACTATGCAGACTGGATCTTTTACACACTGCTTTTATCACACTGCTGCTTGAACCCGCTGTTCCATGTATTTAGAACACAAATGTTTAGGAGGCAGCACCCCAGGCCATCTGACATTGTGTCCCAAAGAAAAGATGAGATTCAGAACAGGTAAACAGAACTCATCCTTCCACATGATACTTCTGTGTGACCATTTACATTGGTCAGAATACATttaaagatgacattttaatttacCATACTAAGCCATAACCCTACGTTATAGAGAATGTGAAGGCACGTTACACCGTGTGGGACAGGGGTGCCATCTTGTGAGGTATGTACTCTTTTACCTGTACATCAAAGTATATGCATTCAATCGAAAAATTACAGTGTGGAGGTGATGCATTGGGGTCTGTAATCCAGCTTTGGGCTGCTGAGTGATATGTATCTTTGATGTTTACCATGATCAATTTGTCCAAATACATTCGTAGCAGGCACAGGTTATACGGTGCAGTCCTCACAAGATGACGCCCCTGTCCATAAAAATCTGACACAATGTGATGTCAACTTAAAGCCACACtcacctttctggaaattttacgcttttctttgtttaggttaaaatgctataaataa
It includes:
- the LOC126387153 gene encoding C-C chemokine receptor type 8-like — its product is GGVLSSFHLFIAVCCCLIVCISIPANSLLLWGLLRERAWKTASDILLLQLTISDLFFTVSLPFEAYQLLHGWIIGLVACKVLRGVFFLGLNSYVLILTAMTRYNYVTVCRIRGQRQASRLITGMVVVFFICLAPYNIRHFIVSLEMLRVLKISHEW